In Apium graveolens cultivar Ventura chromosome 10, ASM990537v1, whole genome shotgun sequence, the following are encoded in one genomic region:
- the LOC141689565 gene encoding acyl-coenzyme A oxidase 4, peroxisomal encodes MPSSKYQDKQSKDARTSYFNKPALDVSTAFPQATPASIFPPSVSDFYHFDDLLTPEEQAIRRKVRECMEKEVAPIMTKYWEKAEFPFEIIPKLGALCVAGGTIKGYGCPGLSITGSAIATAEVSRVDASCSTFILVHSSLAMLTIGMCGSSAQKEKYLPSLAKLESIGCWALTEPDYGSDASSLKTTATKVAGGWILEGQKRWIGNSTFADILVIFARNTSTNQINAYLVMKDAPGLQATKIENKIGLRMVQNGDILLKKVFVPDEDRLPGVNSFQDTNKVLAVSRVMVAWQPIGIAMGVYDMCHRYLKERKQFGAPLAAFQINQQKLVHMLGNVQAMVLVGWRLCKLYEADKMTIGQASLGKSWITVKAREVVSLGRELLGGNGILADFLVAKAFCDLEPIYTYEGTYEINSLVTGREITGIASFKPAVSRSRM; translated from the exons ATGCCTTCTTCTAAATATCAAG ATAAACAGTCTAAAGATGCAAGGACTTCTTATTTTAATAAGCCAGCTTTGGATGTTTCTACTGCATTCCCGCAAGCCACACCAGCATCCATCTTTCCTCCTTCCG TTTCTGACTTCTACCACTTCGATGATCTTTTGACTCCTGAGGAACAAGCCATTAGAAGGAAAGTCAGAGAGTGCATGGAGAAAGAAGTTGCTCCAATTATGACCAAG TACTGGGAGAAGGCAGAATTTCCATTTGAAATTATTCCAAAACTTGGTGCACTCTGTGTTGCTGGCGGCACAATCAAG GGCTATGGCTGTCCAGGTCTTTCGATCACTGGAAGTGCTATAGCAACGGCAGAAGTGTCAAGAGTTGACGCGAGTTGCTCAACTTTCATCTTAGTGCATTCTTCTTTAGCAATGCTCACTATTG GAATGTGTGGGTCCTCAGCACAAAAAGAGAAATATTTGCCTTCACTTGCCAAACTAGAATCCATAGGCTGTTGG GCTTTGACTGAACCGGACTATGGGAGTGACGCAAGCTCCTTAAAAACAACAGCAACAAAG GTTGCAGGCGGTTGGATACTTGAAGGCCAAAAGCGATGGATAGGAAATAGCACTTTCGCAGATATTTTGGTAATATTTGCCAGGAACACATCAACTAACCAGATAAATGC TTATCTAGTAATGAAAGATGCACCTGGACTACAAGCTACAAAAATAGAAAACAAAATTGGCCTGCGAATGGTTCAAAATGGAGATATTCTCTTAAAGAAAGTTTTTGTCCCTGATGAGGACAGATTACCAGGTGTCAATTCTTTTCAGGACACAAACAAG GTACTTGCTGTTTCACGAGTAATGGTTGCCTGGCAACCTATTGGTATCGCAATGGGTGTCTATGATATGTGCCATAG GTACTTGAAAGAGAGGAAGCAATTTGGAGCTCCATTGGCAGCGTTCCAAATAAACCAGCAGAAACTAGTACACATGTTGGGTAATGTTCAAGCAATGGTCCTTGTTGGTTGGCGCCTTTGCAAGTTGTATGAGGCAGATAAAATGACTATTGGTCAGGCTAGTTTGGGAAAG TCATGGATTACTGTGAAGGCAAGGGAGGTGGTTTCCCTTGGAAGGGAGTTACTTGGCGGCAATGGGATCTTGGCTGACTTTTTAGTTGCAAAG GCGTTCTGTGATTTGGAACCCATCTATACCTACGAAGGCACATATGAAATCAACTCCTTGGTGACTGGTAGAGAAATCACTGGCATTGCTAGTTTCAAACCAGCAGTATCACGTAGCCGCATGTGA